A window of Gossypium hirsutum isolate 1008001.06 chromosome D13, Gossypium_hirsutum_v2.1, whole genome shotgun sequence genomic DNA:
TGCGATTTGTCTTTTAAAAGAATAGTTATAAGTAATTAATTGACacgtaaatttattatttgtaatCATTAAGTACATTTTTACGTAACACGAATAGTAGGACAGGATAACAGTAAAAACAACTCATGTCATCAgttaaacaagaaaaaagaattaGTTGTGTTATTAACTTGGACCCACTGATGATCATAGTAAAAGTAGAGGGAATAAAACCTTGAAGTTCAGTatagtaaagggactaaaataaCAATTAAACCGGCTTACTTCACTTGTTGATAAAAAGGAGCCTTGGATAGAGGAGAAGGAAACACATTGAGTATAGTGTAGggttttcttttgaaaaaaagaaagaaagaaagatgaatttTATGGCCTCTGAGTGTAGTAGTGGGTGTGAATCTGGTTGGACTAATTACTTAGAACAATCTTTTTTATCTTCAAAtccttcaaagaaaaaaaatgggtttaaaaaGAGTGGTTTTTGTGATGAACATAGAGAGATTAATAGAGGTAAACAAAAGgttgatgatgatgttgaaaatgatgatgaagaagaagaagaagacctTTCCATGGTTTCAGATGCATCTTCAGGTCCTCCACATTTCTATGAAGATGATAACAAATTATACCATGAATACATGGTACCCCAAACTGGTACTACATTTAACAAAAATGGTGGTAAAAGACATAGGAACAAGGAACAACGAAGAAGACAGCATGAGCAGCAGGTACATGAAGAAATTGACACCGCAAGCTCTCCTTACATCAATTACTCCAAGGTATAAGTTCAAGCTATAATAACTATATGTTCTTTGTTTGTTGTTGTCTTTGGTGTTTATTATGGGTTCTCCATGATTTTTGCAGAAGAGTTTTGATGACACCAATAATCAAGCTCCAATGGGGTTCTCTGCAACACACTTTGAGGTCCTTGTACTAACATTTTATCTTATATATTCTATGTTTGTTGAATTctgattgaaaaaaataaaaatggtgatGAATTATTTGCAGGGAGGATCACAATTTGAGGGTCACTTTGGGTTTTTTCAGTCTTCTTCTCCATCTCCTGACCAGCTACAAAATAACCAGTTAAGTAACTTAacaatcttattattattttctaacgATGTACCATAATCAAACTCATTGTAAGCTTCAATTTTTACAGGTGGCTTTAAGAAAATCAAAGAGCATGGAGTTGGAAATTTGAGATTAAAGCAATGGAAGTGAGTGGTCGCCATAAGTCAAAGAATAAAGATCTCAAacaggattttattttatttttttataatgggTAGGGTAGGAGTTGTTCAGGAATCAAATTTAGAACTAGTGTTAACCCAGTACTGGCAATTGCAATGGGAAATAAATTTTGTTTCAGTGTTTGTTTTCTTATGGACCTCCAAACTCTCCTCTTTATATCTCAACTTGCAGTTCAACACTACTTCCTTTCAcctaaatacaaaaatatatactaCTTCACAAACTGTttgataatagtatatatatatacttcccCAAATGAGTATATAGTCTTAGTTTAGACAGGAATTGTTCTTTCTGCAATGGAAGGGATAAGAGATGAAGAAATCAAAACCCTGTAGACTGTTGCATGCATGTGCAGGGATCTTAGTTTAAAATTAAGTGTTTTTGTTTGTTTGGTAAATTTTGGACCTAAAACTGGCCGACACTATTTATTGGCTTAAACAACAAGATTGCTTAAACTCTTAACACACACATCTTTCAACAATACACGACAAATGGATGTGCCATAATCATCTCATCATTCTAGCACTTAGTTGGAATTGGGGTTCTTTTTTCTCCCCCAATAATTATGAGAAAAACTTGTTTTTTccctatttaattttgttttgatgcTAAGATTTTTGGGTCCTCATAAAATTTGGAGTCGAACACTTCAAAGGAAACAAGAAAAAACCGGAAAGAAAACgaattttttatcattaaacCTAACAAACATCGATAAATTACGAGAAAAAACTTAGCATCAATAAAGACAAGAAGCCATGTCTCAAAGTATCCAGACAAAGGGTCTAATCCACCCCATTATAAGTTCCATTTCTCATCATGCCTCACAAGTTTTAGGGCCTAAATATGCACATGATGAGATTGAGGCAAAAATGATGGAAAGTGAGTAAAATTGGGTGATGGCCATTCATTCTCAAAGCTCTATGTTAAGTAAATGCCAAAAAAGCTAATATTTGAATATATCATATGCACAATCTCaatgacctttttttttttttttttaaaaaagcccCTCTTGGAAGATCCTGCCTGTGATTTTCCTAACCCTAAAGAACATGCCcctattatattaaataatttgcacttaattttttattattttaataatgccGCTTTGCTCCCTCCAACCATGTCTGCTAAGCAGCTGTCATCGAACTTGATTTCACTGCACAATTATATGTCTCtcaatttgatttctttatttataaaactATTCCCAGTCACTTTCTAATAACATTATATAATTTGGGTTGGatttataaaatttctaataaGGGTAGGATAAGATAGATTGTTTGTTTATCTATTGTTAATGTAAAAACAGCAGTGAcggtaaaattaaatattatagtgatactgtaacgtgagacaaaaaataagttAAAGATACTGCATCCTACTCCCATTCAAACCCACTCTAAAACTGTTGAATAGAacaataagaatttttttttttaattttggtttgagtctttatttcacttaaaaatttgattataaatttaattgaaaattaatgtaattattatatattaaaagtgTAATTAAATTTGATGGAATTTGGGATGTCAAAAGTTGTGATCTAACCAAGACCCACATGTggtatttacatatattttaatcttttgaGATTTTGGGAGTTCTCAATGTTAGTCAAAAACATTTAGAACAAAGAAAGAAGCAAAAGATGGAGACAAAATCAACCAAATATTATATAGAAATATACGTACGTAAAGAAAACACACACTAATGCTAGTCTTTGCCTTGTTGGATTGCATCATAATTGGATAAGGATGTAAGAAAAGTATGgcaaaatatatttgaaaaaaaaaaccatctaTTGTTGTTCCAACCACCACCAAAACCAAAACCTTCAATCCCTGAGTTACAATACAGAAATGGAGGGGAATGCAGCTGTTATTTGTGAGCTAGTTTCTGGTAGCTTATCTAATTTTTTCTGTTCATGTTTCCATTGTTGTTTAACTTGTATGACTCAAAATtctgttaaaaataaaattcaagtgaCAATATAAAGGATCTACGATACATGCTGTACAAGTGAAATCCGTATAAAAGTTTACTTActctatttgatgttgattagaataaggtatttTAACCTTACTGCATTACTTTTATTTGACTTTGATgaaaatatggttttacaaacctataaatagagGTAGTCTATACTCATTttgtatcattcgaatttgacatagtgaatttttttctcctctaCCCATGATTTTTTCTTGAAACAGTTTCCCCGTAAAATTCTGTGtgttctattttctttctttttctttgcgatacattgtcattatcgacgttcTATTCTTCACAGCTGTCTATTAAACAACACTTATTTCTAGTTTCCATGACAACATTCTAGTTAAAATAGTAAGTTAAGCTGGTATCATTATTATTGTAACAAGTAGAATTATTCAAGAGTTGATCGAATTTGATTTGGGTCTTGAATATTTAAACTCGTGTTCGATTCAAATTTTAAAcgactttatttttttttgttccatattttatccaaattatttcatatttaaaataaaacttcaaATTTAAGCAAATACCTCAAGAAGAGTTATGACCCTAATTAACTACATAAAAATGCTAACTACTTGGCATCTACTTTAGTCTTCCTTTTACTTTATTGAAATGGATATATAAATAACAGTGCAGGACAGCTGAAACAAAGGGTTTCTCCGACATTGTGCTGTCCTACCATAGATTGTTGCCCAAGAAAACAT
This region includes:
- the LOC107919560 gene encoding protein SOB FIVE-LIKE 5 encodes the protein MNFMASECSSGCESGWTNYLEQSFLSSNPSKKKNGFKKSGFCDEHREINRGKQKVDDDVENDDEEEEEDLSMVSDASSGPPHFYEDDNKLYHEYMVPQTGTTFNKNGGKRHRNKEQRRRQHEQQVHEEIDTASSPYINYSKKSFDDTNNQAPMGFSATHFEGGSQFEGHFGFFQSSSPSPDQLQNNQWL